The genomic DNA CCACACAGAAGCCCCCGAGGCGCCGCACCACGGCAGACCGGGGGCTTCTGTGCATCGTCCGGACGGACAGGAGAAGGCGGGGCCCGGCGGGCCCGGCCGGCTCAGCGGTCGGAGATCCGCATCTCGAACCAGGTGGTCTTGCCGCGCGGCAGCAGATCCACCCCCCACCGGTCGGAGAGCTTGTCGACGAGGAAGAGACCGCGGCCGCTGATGTCCATCTCCTGGACCGGCATGAGGCACGGCAGTCCGCGCGAGGGGTCGCGCACCTCGATCCTGATCCAGCCGCGGCGGCGCAGCATCCGGAGCCCGAAGATGCGGGCGCCGGTGTGCCGTACCGCGTTGCCGACGAGTTCCGAAACGAGCAGAACGGCATGCTCGGCGGTCTGCGGGGAAAGCGCCCACTGCCGAAGCACCACGCACGAGGTGAGCCGGCGAGCGGTCGCCGCGGACTCCGGACGGGACGGCAGCCGGACCTCGCCCTCCGTCGGATTTCCGAACAACTCCAGCGCCTTGAACGCCTGTTCGTCCTCGACAGCCGACATCCAGCGTGCCGCAGTCGCACCGCCGCGCTGTCGCGGCTGTTCCACACCCTCCAGGCCCGCCATGCACACCATCATGGCCGCACGGCGGGCGCTCCGGGGCCGTTCCTGGGGAATCCCTCCCCCGGAAGAAGGCATTCCGTGCAGGTCGGTAGGCATATGCCAGCGGCAGAATGCGCCACTCGACACCCTCTCCGACCTGCACGTATGTGCCGTCCGAACGGGATTGCCCCGGTCACCGAAGCGCTGAGCCTTAAGGTTGCCTTAAGGCTCAGCTAATCCGCCCACACGGATGAACCCACGGCCGTCTGTGCCCAACTGACCTTCGGTCAGAGGAACTTGGCCTTGCCCGGCCCCTCTTCGACAAAGCTGCGCATACCGCGCTCACGGTCCTCCGTGGCGAACAGACCGGCGAACCAGTTCCGCTCGATCGTGAGCCCGGTGTCGATGTCGGTCTCCAGCCCCGCGTCGATGGACTCCTTCGCGGCGCGCAGCGCCAGGGCGGGTCCCTTGGCCAGCCGCGCCGCCCAGGCATGCGCCTGCTCGTACACCTCGGCCGCCGGCACCACCCGGTCCACCAGACCGATCGTCAGGGCCTCCTCGGCCTTCACATGGCGGCCGGTGAAGATCAGGTCCTTGGCCTTGGACGGGCCGACCAGCCGGGCCAGCCGCTGGGTGCCGCCCGCGCCGGGGATCAGACCGAGCATGATCTCGGGCTGGCCCAGCTTGGCGTTGTCGGCGGCGATCCGGAAGTCGGCGCAGAGCGCCAGTTCGCAGCCACCACCGAGCGCATAGCCGGTGACCGCGGCGACGACCGGCTTGGGGATCCGGGCCACCGCGGTGAAGGAGTCCTGCAGCGCCTTGGACCGTACGACCATCGCCGTGTGGTCCATCGCCTGCATCTCCTTGATGTCCGCGCCCGCCGCGAACACCTTCTCGCCGCCGTAGAGGACGACGGCGCGCACATCGTCGCGCCGGGTCGCCTCCTCGGCGAGTTCACGCAGCCGGTCCTGGGTGGCGACGTCCAGGGCGTTCATGGGCGGACGGTCCAGCCGGATCGTGCCGACGCCGTCGCTTGCTTCGAGGGTTACGGTCATGGGAGGCAGGTTAACCGGCGCTAACGACGGCGGGCCCGGTGCTGTTGGTCACAGCACCGGGCCCGCCGTCGTGTCGTACGTCGGGAACTACTTGGTCCACTCCGCCCAGCTCATGTTCCAGCCGTTGAGACCGTTGTCCGGCTGGATCGTCTTGTCCTGGGACTTCTTCACGACGACGACGTCGCCGATGAGCGAGTGGTTGAAGAACCACGCCGCCGGGGTCGTCTTGCTCCAGCCACCGCGTACGTCCTGCAGACCGACGCAGCCGTGACTGGTGTTGGTCGAGCCGAACACGCCGGGCCCGCCCCAGTAGTTGCCGTGGATGAACGTGCCCGACGTGGACAGCCGCATCGCGTTCGGCACGTCCTTGATGTCGTACTCGCCGCCGAAGCCGACGGTGTCACCGTTCATCCGGGTCACCTTGAGCTTCTCGCTGATGACCATCTGTCCGTTGTACGTGGTGGTCGCCGGGGCGCCCGCGGAGATCGGGATGTTCCTGATCTCCTTGCCGTCGCGGACGACCTTCATGCGGTGCGTGCTCGCGTCGACGGTGCTGACCTGGCTGCGGCCGATGGTGAACGCGATCGTCTTGGCCTGCTTGCCGTAGACCCCCGGGCGTCCCTCGACCCCGTCGAGGTTGAGCTTCACGGTCACCTTGGTGCCCGCCGCCCAGTAGTTCTCGGGGCGGAAGTCGAGACGGTCGTTGCCGAACCAGTGGCCCTCGACAGGAACGGAGGGCTCCGCCGTCACCTCGATCGCCTTCTCGACGGCGTCCGGGTCGGTGATGCCACGTGTGAAGTGGATCGAGACCGGCATGCCGACGCCCACCGTGGAGCCGTCCTCCGGCGTGTACTGCCCGATGAAGGTGTTCTTCGGGACCAGGGTGGTGAAAGTGGTGTCCTTCGCCGACTGACGGCCCTTGGAGTCCTTGGCGACCGCGTGGACGCTGTACTTCGTCGCCGCGGCCAGGTGCTGCTCGGGCTCCCAGCTCGTACCGTCCGCCGCGATCTTGCCCTCGACCTCGGCGCCCTTCGGGTCGGCCACCTTGACCGTGGTCAGCTTGCCCTGATCGGCGGAGATCTTCAGCGCCCCGCTGGTGGCGACGGAGTCGGCACCGTCCTTCGGTGCGACGGTCACCACCGCCTGCGAGGCGGTCGTGTCCTCACTCTTGCTCCCGCCGGTGTTCTTGCCCTTGCTCCCGGCGTCGGTGTCCCCCCCGCCGCATGCCGTCACCAGCAGCAGCAGCGCCCCCAGCACCAGAGCCAGCAGTCCGGTGGCCCCCCGACCACGCCGCCCGCCGTTCGTCCTGACCGATGTCCCCGATATCGGCTGCCCGTTCAATGTGGTCGTCTCCCCTCACACGGCCTGGCCCCGCCAAGGCCCAGGGAGCCCGCAGGCTCCCACCCCCGCGCGCTGCTCATGCGCGCTCAGCGAAAGATAACCACACCGACCGTGGGGAGATCCCCTCTCGGATGTCACCGTTCAGTCCCAAGTTGGAGTGGAACTTCCCCAGGTGACACACGGTTCGAAGCGCTGCGCGGGGGTGTCCGGTGCGAGTCCGGCCGATCCGGGGTCAGCGGAGCGCGGAGCCCGCCTTCCACTGGATCCAGTTCAGATTCCAGCCGCCCAGACCGTTGTCCGGAGCGACCTTCTTGTCCTCGGAGTTGACGACCTCGACCACGTCCCCGACGATCGTCCGGTCGAAGAACCAACCCGCCGGGGTGTTCCCGCCGCCGCCCTTCACATCCTGCAGCCCGACACAGCCGTGGCTGACGTTCGCCGAACCGAAGACGCCACCGCCCGCCCAGTAGTTGCCGTGCACGAAAGTGCCGGAGTCGGTGATCCGCACGGCATGCGGAACGTCCTTGATGTCGTACTCACCGCCGAAGCCGACGGTCCGGCCGTCCATCCGGGTCACCTTCTGCATCTCGGTGACCACCATCTTCCCGTTGTACGTGCTCGTGGCCCGGGCGCCCGCCGTGATCGGGACCTTGGACAGCAGCCGGCCGTCGCGGCGCACCTCCATGGTGTGGTCGGCCACGTCCACCCTGGACACCTGCGAGCGGCCCACCACGAAGGTGACCGTCTTCCGCTGGGTGCCGAACACACCGGGTGCGCCCTCCACATCGTGCAGCGCCACCGCGACAGTGACCTCGGTGCCCGGCTTCCAGTAGGCGGCCGGCCGGAAGTCCAGCCGGGCGCCGCCGAACCAGTGCCCCACCACCTCGACCGCAGGCTCGGCGGTGACCCGGATCGCCCGCTGCACCGCCGCACGGTTCTTGATGACGCGGTCGAAGCGGAAGGAAACGATCATGCCGGTGCCGACGGTCGACCGCTCGTCCGGCTCGAAGCGACTGGTGAATCGGTGCTGGGGGACCGTGGTGGTGAAGGTGGAGTGCCGGGCCGAGCGGCGCCCCGCACCGTCCAGGGCCACGACGTCGACGCTGTACCTGGCGGCCAGGCGGAGCCTGCCCGAGGCGCCGCGCGGGGTCCAGGAGAGGCCGTCCTGCGAGATCAGCCCCCGCATCTCGCGCTGTCCTGCGTCCTTGCTCCGATCTGCGTCCACGGGCTGCTCCGCGACCTCGATCTGCGTCACCTTGACGTGCTCCAGCCGCCCGTCGGACACCTTCACCTCGACCCGGGCGTCCGGCCTGATGTCCCTGGCCCCGTCCTGCGGGGTGATCCTGATCGCGTACGGCGACGATCCCGGCTTCCCGCTGATGAATGGTTCCGAGTCGGTGCAACCTGTCAGTACGGCCAGTACGGCGAGCAGTCCTGCCCATGTCAGAACGGTGGCCGGGCTCGCTCCTGCCCTCTTCGCGTTGTGGTTCACGCTCCCCCAACGACCGGAGCGGCCGGAGGGAAACGTGAGTGCGGGCCCTGCCCTGGGCAGAACAGAGGGAGGACCACACTCGAGGAGCCACGGCCGGGACGCCGTGCGCTCCTCTTCGGTGCCGGGTCCGGACGAGCCGCGGGAGGCTGAGAGTGTCGAGCGCAGCCGAGCAGGAGACAGTGCCAGGGTCGGTCAGGGAGGCGGTGGAGCGGACAGCGGAAGAGGCGGGGACCGGCCCGGCGAGCGGGCCGGTCCCCTCCGGCGGGCAGCGGCAGCCGGCCGTGTGGCCCGGTGCGCCGATGCCGCTCGGGGCCCGCTTCCGGGTGGGGCCCGACGGGGTGGCGGGCACCAACTTCGCGCTCTGGGCGGCCGGCGCCGAGGCTGTCGAGCTCTGCCTCTTCGACGAGGAGGGGGGCGAGACGCGCCTTCCGCTGACCGAGCTGACCCATGAGGTCTGGCACGGCTTCGTGCCGGGCGTGCGGCCGGGTCAGCGGTACGGCTACCGGGTGCACGGCCGCTGGGACCCGTGGACGGGCGCCCGGTGGAATGCGGCGAAGCTGCTCCTCGATCCGTACGCACGGGCCGTGGACGGCTCGTTCACCCTGCCGGCCGAGGTGTACGGCCATGTGAGGGACTGGCCGCAGCAGCACGTCGCCGACACCGTGCGCGACGAACGGGACTCCGCTCCGTTCGTGCCCAAGGGTGTCGTCGTCCACGACGACGACGACTGGGCCGAGGACCGGCGGCCCAAGACCCCCTGGGCGGACTCCGTCATCTACGAGCTGCATGTGCGCGGATTCACCAAACTGCACCCGGGGATCCCCGAGGAGCTGCGCGGCACGTACGCCGGTCTCGCTCATCCGGCGGCCATCGGCCATCTGCGGCGGCTCGGGGTGACGGCGGTGGAACTGCTGCCGGTCCATCAGTTCGCCCATGAGGACCATCTGCTCCGGCGCGGGCTGCACAACTACTGGGGCTACAACTCGATCGGCTACTTCGCCCCGCACGCGGACTACTCGGCGAGCGGTACGGGAGGCCAGCAGGTCGGCGAGTTCAAACGGATGGTGCGGGCGCTGCACGACGCCGGGATCGAGGTGATCCTCGACGTGGTCTACAACCACACGGCGGAGGCGAGCGAGCTGGGGCCGATGCTGTCGCTGCGCGGCATCGACAACCGCGGCTACTACCGGCTCCAGTCCGACGCCCGCAGATACGCCGACTACACCGGGTGCGGCAACACCCTGCACGTGGTGCAGCCCCACGTGCTGCGGCTGATCACGGACTCGCTGCGGTACTGGGTCACGGAGATGGGCGTCGACGGCTTCCGCTTCGATCTGGCGGCGGCGCTGGCCCGCTCGATGCACGACGTCGACATGCTGTCCCCGTTCCTCGCGGTGATCGCCCAGGACCCGGTGCTGCGCCGGGTGAAGCTGATCGCCGAGCCGTGGGACGTCGGCAACGGCGGCTACCAGGTGGGTGCGTTCCCGCCGCTGTGGACCGAGTGGAACGACCGCTACCGGGACGCCGTGCGGGACTTCTGGCGCGGCGCCCTGCCCGACGTGCGGGATCTGGGCTACCGGCTGACCGGATCCAGCGATCTCTACGCATGGGGCGGCCGGCGGCCGTACGCCTCGGTCAACTTCATCACCGCGCACGACGGTTTCACCCTGCGCGATCTGGTCAGTTACGAACAGAAGCACAACGAGGCCAACGGAGAGGGCAACCGGGACGGCACGTCGGACAACCGGGCCTGGAACTGCGGCGCCGAGGGCAGCACCGACGACCCCGGCATCAACGCGCTGCGCCGCCGCCAGCTGCGCAATCTGATCACCACACTGCTGCTGTCGACCGGGGTGCCGATGCTGGTCGCGGGCGACGAGATGGGCCGGACTCAGGGCGGCAACAACAACGCGTACTGCCAGGACAACGAGGTGAGCTGGCTGGACTGGTCCCTGCTCGACCAGCCCCAGTGGCGGGAACTGACCGAGCTGACGGCCCGGCTGCTCACGCTGCGCCACACTCATCCGGTGCTGCGCCGCCGGGCGTTCTTCTCCGGCCGGGCGCAGGCCGCGGACGGGCTGCGGGATCTGGCGTGGTTCACCCGGCAGGGCAAGGAGATGACGGAGACGGACTGGTACGCACCGGCCGCGACGGTCGGTCTCTATCTCTCCGGGCGCGACATCCCCGGCCGGGACGCGCGCGGCGAGCAGGTCACCGACGACAGCTTCCTGGCGATCCTGCACGCTGCCGACCGCCCGATCGGATTCCGGCTGCCCGGGCCGCCGTGGGCGCAGGCGTACGAACTGGTGCTGGACACCTCGCGGGAGGACCAGTCGACCGCGCCGGCGACGGTGCACCGGGGCAACGAGGTACTGACGGTACCGGCGAGGGCGGTGCTGCTGCTGCGCGTCAGGGAGTGAGAGGGGGCGATGGGGCGGGTGGCGGGGGCAGCTCAGCCGAGGATGCCGCGGTCGTAGGCGACCGCGACGGCCGCGGCACGGTCCTTGGCGCCCAGCTTGCCGAAGATGTGCGTGAGGTGGGTCTTCACCGTTGCCTCGCTGATGAACAGTTCGGCGGCGATCTCCCGGTTGGAGGTGCCCTTGGCGACGAGTTCGAGCACCTGGCGCTCGCGTGCGGACAGCGACTGGTCGGCGGCGCCCACGGGCATGCGCACCCGGCTGACCAGCCGGGAGGCGACCGCGGGCGACAGCACGGTGCGGCCGTCGGCGGCGGCGCGGACCGCGGTGAACAGCTCGTCGCGGGGCGCGTCCTTGAGCAGGTATCCGGTGGCTCCCGCCTCGATCGCCTGAAGGGTGTCGGAGTCGGTGTCGTACGTGGTGAGGACGAGCACCTTGGAGCGGGCACCGCGCCGGGTGAGTTCGGCGATTGCCGCGACTCCGCCACCGCCCGGCATCCGCAGGTCCATCAGGACGACATCGGGATCCAGGCGGGCGGCGAGATCGACTCCCTCGACGCCGTCGGCGGCCTCGCCGAGGACCGCGAAGCCCGGGGCCGACTCGAACATGCCGCGCAGACCGTCCCGTACGACGGGGTGGTCGTCGACGACGATGAGGGTGATGGTCCGTGCGGTTCCGTCAGCCATGGCGGTTCCACCGTACGCGCTGCTCGGATCCGCGTTACCCGGATGTGCGGTGTTCATCGCTGAGGAACCAGGGGCACGCGGGCGCAGACCGCCGCTCCGTTGCCCGGTTCCGACTCCACCACGACGGTTCCCGCCATGCGTTCGGCGCGGGCCCGCATGCCGCCGAGGCCGAAACCGTCCGAGCCCCGGTACGGCGGCAGGGCGACCGGGTCGAAGCCGCAACCGTCGTCCCGTACGTCCAGGGTGACTTCGTCGCCCATGAAAGAGAGCGTGACGCCGACCCGGGTGGCCCTGGAGTGACGACCGACGTTGGCGAGGGCTTCCTCCGCGATCCGGAGCAGGGTGGCGCCGACCTCGTCGTGCAGCGGCTCGGCGGTGCCGGTGACCGTGCACTCGGCGCGTACACCCGTACGTTCCGCCCAGCTCGCGACGGTCTTCCCGAGCGCCTCGGGGAGGTCGTCGTGGGCCAGTGCGGCGGGGACCAGATTGCTCACGGACCGGCGTGCCTCGCCGAGGCTGTGGCGGGCGAGCGCGGCGGCGCGGTCGAGGTGTACGCGGGCCAGCGCAGGATCGGACTCGGCGGTGGAGGTGACCACCTGGAGCTGGGCGATGATGCCGGTCAGCCCCTGGGCGATCGTGTCGTGGATCTCCGCGGCGAGCCGGCTCCGCTCGTCGGCGACCCCCGCCTCGCGGGCCTGGACGAGGAGTTGGGCATGCAGGCCGGCGTTCTCCGCCAGGGCCTGTTCGAGACGGGCGTTGGCGGACTCCAGTTCGTCGATGGTGTGGAGCTGGGTACGGGCCTGCTCGGCCTGCCGGGTGTCGAGCTGCGCGAAGACGAGGACGAGGGTGCTGTGCAGGGCCAGCAGGATGCCGAAGGCCGTCCAGTTCATCAGTGTGTCCGGTGGGAAACCGCTGCCGCACTGGGAGCCCGCCATGGTGACGGCGGTGGCCAGCATCCCGACGCGTGCGGTCCGCCTGGAGAGGAGGCGCGCCGCGTCGAAGTAGCCGAGGAGAGCGAACATGGAGAAGAACGGGTTGGTCCAGGTCAGCACGAAGGCGAGGACGGTGCGCACCACGAAGTAGACCGACGCCCACGACCGCCCGGCGGGCCGGTGCCGGATCCGGCTCCACCAGAGCTGGAGCATCAGCGCCACCGGGACCAGCGCCCCGGCCACGTACGTCCCGGTACGGCTCATGATGAGGTCGGCGGACATCGCCGAGACGACGGTGGCCAGCCCGAGCAGACCGTACGGCCCGTACCGGAAGAACTGTTCCCACCCCTGCTCGGCCGTCGTGACCGCTGCGGTGCTCCGGCCGGTGCGCCCCGTTCCCATGAGGTCAGTCTGCCCCTGCCCCCGGCCGCGTCACTCCCACCGGAACCAACGGGTCGCCGCTGCAGCCAGCAGGGCGGTCCACAGGGCCATCACCCCCAGATGCGTCCAGCTCGGCCAGCCGCCGGAGGCCGCTCTGTCCAGTGCTTGGGAGGCCGCGCCGAACGGGGTGCACTGGACGATCCGGCGGAGGGTGCCCGGCATCGCCTGGACGGGTACCCAGACCCCCGCCGTGAACATCATCGCGAGGTAGACGACCGAGCCGACCGCGGCGGAGACCTTGGTGGTGGCGGAGAGTGCGCTGACCACGGCCCCGAGGGAGAGAACGCTCGCGGTCGCCAGGAGCAGGGCCAGCAGATAGCCGACGGGCTGACCGGGCAGCCGCACGTCGAAGGCGATGCGGCCGACGGCGACGACCAGCACGGCCGAGCCCAGCGCGGCGGCGCCGTGGAGCGCGATCTGCGCGGTGAGCAGGGCGGACGGCCGCACCGGAGTGGTCGACATACGGCGCAGGATGCCTCGTTCGCGATAGCCCGTGAGGACGGGCGGCATGGCCTGCAGCCCGGCCATGATCATGGCGAGCAGTACGGCCACCGGCACGTACAGGTCGATGACGCGGCGGCCGCCGAGGGCGTCGTCGGGATGACGGAAGGACGGGACCAGCCCGAGGATCGTCATCAGGACGGTGGGAAACACGAGGATCCAGAAGAGACTGCCGGGCTCGCGGAGGAAGAGCCGGGTCTCGCACCTGAGGACGGCGGCAGAGGGGCTGCCGGAGGCCGGAGAGGTCGATGTGAGGGAGGTGGTGGGCATCTCAGACCGCCGTTTCCTTGTCCGCTTCGGGTTCTGGCTCTGTCTCGGTGAGGTCGAGGAAGGCATCGTCCAAGGTCGCTTCGCTGACGCGCAGTTGGTGTGCGGTGATGCGGTGCCGGGCCAGCAGCGAGATCACCGCGTTGACGGTCTCGTCGGTGCCGTTGATGACGATCCGGCCCCCCTTCTGCTCGGCCGACGCCGCTCCGGGGAGTTCCGCAAGATCGCCGGTGGCGAGGGGCTGCGAGGGGGTGAAGGAGATGGCGGTGGTGCTACCGGCTCTGCTGATCAGGCCGGACGGGGTGTCGAGGGCGACGACCTTCCCCTTGTCGATCACGGCGACCCGGTCGCAGAGCCGCTGGGCCTCCTCCATGAAGTGGGTCACGAGAAGGACGGTCACGCCGCTGTCCCGTACCTCCTCGATCAGTCGCCAGGTGTCGCGACGGGCCCGTGGGTCGAGTCCGGTGGTGAGCTCGTCGAGCACCACGACCCGCGGGTTGCCGACCAGCGCGAGGGCGATGGACAGTCGCTGCTTCTGACCGCCCGACAGCTTGGCGAACCGGGTGGTGAGCTTCGTGTGGAGACCGAGCCGTTCGGCCAGGGCCCGCCAGTCGGCGGGGTTCGGATGGAAGGCGCTGTGCAGCTCCAGCGCCTCGCGCACGGTGAGCTTGGCCTGCAGCTCGCTCTCCTGGAGCTGGGCTCCCAGCAGTCGGGTCACCGGCCCGTGGTCGGCGACGGGGTCGAGTCCGGCGACCCGGACCGTGCCTGCGTCGGGGACGCGTAGTCCTTCCACGCATTCGACGGTCGTGGTCTTGCCCGCGCCGTTGGGGCCGAGGATCCCGAAGATCTCCCCCTCGTCGACGGCGAAGGTCACTCCGTCCACCGCGGGGCGCCCGGCGTAGGCCTTGCGCACCCCGTTCACTTCGATGATGGCCATGGGTACGAGGGTCCTGCCGAGCGGGCCCGCGCGGCATCGTCCGTCGCGCTGGAAACGGCATCAGCCGATCGGTTGATGGCGGGTACGACTGCGAGGAAAACCAGATGAGGGATGTCAGTGGTGAACCGTAGGCTCGCCCCTGATGCCCGAAAACCATGTAGAGCCCAAGCACCGGTCCGCCGCCCACTCCCTGCTGCGGCTGTGGCCTTACGTGAAGCCTGTACGGATCCGCCTGTTCGGCGCGGCTGCCGTGGCGGTCGTCGCCTCGTGCCTCGGCCTGGTGATACCTCTCGTACTGAAGTGGATCGTGGACGGCCCGGTCGCGCACCACGATCCGGGCGGGGTCTGGCTCGGCGCGCTCTACCTGCTGTTGCTGGGCATCGTCGAGGCGCTGCTCTTCGGGCTGCGGCGATGGTTGGTGGCACGCCCGCTGGCGGGCGTCGAGGCGTCGATGCGGGCCGACCTGTACCGGCATCTGCAGCGGCTGCCGGTGGCCTTCCACGACCGTTGGCCATCGGGTCAGCTGCTGTCGCGCGGCACCACGGATCTGATGCTGCTGCGCATGTTCCTGGCCTTTCCGCTGACGTTCCTGCTGGTCAACGCCACCACGATCGTGGCCGGTTTCATCATTCTGCTGGTGCAGCAGTGGACACTGGGATTGGTGCTGCTGGCTCCGGTGGTGCCGCTGATGATCCTCTGCTCGGTCTTCGAGACGAAGTACGCGGTGGTGGCGCGCAAGGCCCAGGACCAGGTCGGCGATCTGACGACGGTGGTCGAGGAGAGCGTGCTCGGCATCCGCATCATCAAGGGTTTCGGCCGGCACCGCAGCCAGGCCCTGGCCTTCCGCGGCCTCTCGCAGCGGCTGCGCGGCACGGAGCTCGACAAGGCACGGCTGCTGGCCGGCATCTGGGCGTTCATCACCACCATCCCCGAGCTGGCGATCGGGGCGGCGCTGGTGCTCGGCACGATCCAGGTCGCGGACGGCGGACTGTCGGCGGGCACGCTCGTCGCGTTCCTGTCGACGGCGCTGGCGCTGCGGTGGCCGGTCGAGTCGATCGGCTTCCTGCTGGCGATGAGCCAGGAGTCGGCCACGGCGACCGAGCGGTTCTTCGAGGTGATGGACGTGGCGGAGGAGCGTGAGACGGTCGGGGAGCCGAACGAGGAGCCGTCCGCGAAGTCGTTCCCGGAGTCTGCCGTGGACTCCTCCGCGGACGGCGGGATGGTCTTCGAAGGCGTCGAGTTCCGCTACCCGGACGCAGCGGCCGGGTCCGTACCCGTACTCACCCGGATCGATCTACGGATCCGCCCCGGCGAGACGATGGCCCTGGTCGGGGCCACCGGATCCGGGAAGACGACGCTCACCGCGCTCGTACCGCGACTTCACGACGTCACCGCCGGGCGGATCACGCTGGACGGTACCGACATCACCACCCTGCCGCGCGAACGGCTGCGTGAGCTGGTGTCCGTGGCGTTCGAGGAGCCGACACTCTTCTCTGCGAGCGTCGGCGACAACGTTCTCATGGGCGCCGAGGGTGCCGGCGAGGAGGAGCTGCGGCGGGCGCTGTCGATCGCGCAGGCCGACTTCGTCTACGACCTGCCGCACGGCCTCGACACCCAGGTCGGCGAGCAGGGTCTCAGCCTCTCCGGAGGTCAGCGGCAGCGCCTGGCACTGGCCCGCGCCGTCGTCGGAAAGCCGCGCTTCCTGGTGCTCGACGACCCGCTCTCGGCTCTGGATGTGCATACGGAGGCGTTGGTGGAGGGGGCGCTGCGGCGCGTTCTGGAATCGACCACGGCCGTGGTGGTCGCACACCGGCCGTCCACGGTGATGCTCGCCGACCGGGTGGCGCTCCTGTCGGAGGGCCGGATCAGCGCGGTCGGCACCCACCAGGAACTGCTGCGCAGCAACGCCGAGTACGCCTGGCTGATGTCCGGCGCCGGAAGCTCGGTGGCCGCTGAACTCACCGACGACACGACCGCCGCGGACGCGAGTACCGCATACATGTCCGACGCCGGCATGCGTGCCATGGACGTCCCTGCCGAGGAGGGCAGTGCCCGATGACCGATGCGACGACAGGGTGTCCCACAGGGACGGACGGCGACGACGGGAACCGCCCCGGGCCCGGCCCGGAATCGACGGCCGCGACGACACACCCGGTTGCGAGCTCCGGCGCGGGCACCACCACGGTGGCGGCCACGACGGCGGCCACCGAGATCAAGGTCCGCGACCTGAAGGGCACGGGTGCGGGCACAGGTACCGGGCGCGGCGGCCCGCGGACGACGGCTCAGGCCACCGATCCGCAACCCGACTCCGCCGTCGACGCCGGGGCCGGGACCGGTGACCCCTTCGACCGGGACGACCTGCCCACGCCTCACCGAGCCACCCGCACCCTGCTGGTGTCCCTGCTCGGCCCGCTCAGGAGCCGGGTGGTGGTGGCCGCGCTGTTCCTGCTGATCCAGCAGGTAGCCGTCCAGGCCGGCCCACTGCTCGTCGCGTACGCCATCGACAGCGGCGTGCCGGCGTTCCGGGACGACGACTACGGGCCGTTGATCGCCGTGGCCATCGGAT from Streptomyces sp. NBC_01707 includes the following:
- a CDS encoding sensor histidine kinase yields the protein MGTGRTGRSTAAVTTAEQGWEQFFRYGPYGLLGLATVVSAMSADLIMSRTGTYVAGALVPVALMLQLWWSRIRHRPAGRSWASVYFVVRTVLAFVLTWTNPFFSMFALLGYFDAARLLSRRTARVGMLATAVTMAGSQCGSGFPPDTLMNWTAFGILLALHSTLVLVFAQLDTRQAEQARTQLHTIDELESANARLEQALAENAGLHAQLLVQAREAGVADERSRLAAEIHDTIAQGLTGIIAQLQVVTSTAESDPALARVHLDRAAALARHSLGEARRSVSNLVPAALAHDDLPEALGKTVASWAERTGVRAECTVTGTAEPLHDEVGATLLRIAEEALANVGRHSRATRVGVTLSFMGDEVTLDVRDDGCGFDPVALPPYRGSDGFGLGGMRARAERMAGTVVVESEPGNGAAVCARVPLVPQR
- a CDS encoding ABC transporter ATP-binding protein — its product is MPENHVEPKHRSAAHSLLRLWPYVKPVRIRLFGAAAVAVVASCLGLVIPLVLKWIVDGPVAHHDPGGVWLGALYLLLLGIVEALLFGLRRWLVARPLAGVEASMRADLYRHLQRLPVAFHDRWPSGQLLSRGTTDLMLLRMFLAFPLTFLLVNATTIVAGFIILLVQQWTLGLVLLAPVVPLMILCSVFETKYAVVARKAQDQVGDLTTVVEESVLGIRIIKGFGRHRSQALAFRGLSQRLRGTELDKARLLAGIWAFITTIPELAIGAALVLGTIQVADGGLSAGTLVAFLSTALALRWPVESIGFLLAMSQESATATERFFEVMDVAEERETVGEPNEEPSAKSFPESAVDSSADGGMVFEGVEFRYPDAAAGSVPVLTRIDLRIRPGETMALVGATGSGKTTLTALVPRLHDVTAGRITLDGTDITTLPRERLRELVSVAFEEPTLFSASVGDNVLMGAEGAGEEELRRALSIAQADFVYDLPHGLDTQVGEQGLSLSGGQRQRLALARAVVGKPRFLVLDDPLSALDVHTEALVEGALRRVLESTTAVVVAHRPSTVMLADRVALLSEGRISAVGTHQELLRSNAEYAWLMSGAGSSVAAELTDDTTAADASTAYMSDAGMRAMDVPAEEGSAR
- a CDS encoding ABC transporter ATP-binding protein; the protein is MAIIEVNGVRKAYAGRPAVDGVTFAVDEGEIFGILGPNGAGKTTTVECVEGLRVPDAGTVRVAGLDPVADHGPVTRLLGAQLQESELQAKLTVREALELHSAFHPNPADWRALAERLGLHTKLTTRFAKLSGGQKQRLSIALALVGNPRVVVLDELTTGLDPRARRDTWRLIEEVRDSGVTVLLVTHFMEEAQRLCDRVAVIDKGKVVALDTPSGLISRAGSTTAISFTPSQPLATGDLAELPGAASAEQKGGRIVINGTDETVNAVISLLARHRITAHQLRVSEATLDDAFLDLTETEPEPEADKETAV
- a CDS encoding ABC transporter permease; the protein is MPTTSLTSTSPASGSPSAAVLRCETRLFLREPGSLFWILVFPTVLMTILGLVPSFRHPDDALGGRRVIDLYVPVAVLLAMIMAGLQAMPPVLTGYRERGILRRMSTTPVRPSALLTAQIALHGAAALGSAVLVVAVGRIAFDVRLPGQPVGYLLALLLATASVLSLGAVVSALSATTKVSAAVGSVVYLAMMFTAGVWVPVQAMPGTLRRIVQCTPFGAASQALDRAASGGWPSWTHLGVMALWTALLAAAATRWFRWE